A portion of the Oncorhynchus gorbuscha isolate QuinsamMale2020 ecotype Even-year linkage group LG19, OgorEven_v1.0, whole genome shotgun sequence genome contains these proteins:
- the LOC124004910 gene encoding olfactory receptor 1D2-like, whose protein sequence is MENSTQVEFFYLCGLQETFNNKSVYFTLSLITYLLIITGNLTLIITIIQEKGLHEPMYIFLCSLCVNGLYGTAGFYPKFLLDLQSNVQVISYGGCLTQAYVIYTSIMCEVSILTVMSYDRYVAISRPLLYHTIVTSLTVRKLLLLSWCYPLFIALITVILTVRVPLCGSRIDKIFCDNPSILKHSCSPVTINHILSYCIIVLHVLQILFIAFSYCQIVRTCVKSAEGRIKFTQTCVPHLLTMVIFITVTLFDILQGWNSDVNITLNMRNAMGVQFLVIPPVLNPVIYGLNLQQIRSAVFKMCNTHKIIDMTH, encoded by the coding sequence ATGGAGAACTCAACACAAGTTGAGTTCTTTTATCTATGTGGCTTACAAGAGACATTTAACAACAAATCAGTCTATTTTACTTTGTCTCTTATCACATACCTTCTCATCATCACTGGGAATCTGACTCTGATCATAACAATCATTCAGGAGAAAGGCCTCCATGAGCCCATGTACATCTTTCTGTGTAGTCTATGTGTCAATGGATTGTATGGAACTGCTGGTTTCTACCCCAAGTTCTTATTGGACCTTCAGTCAAATGTTCAGGTGATATCTTATGGTGGATGTTTGACTCAGGCCTATGTAATATACACATCTATCATGTGTGAAGTTTCAATTCTAACAGTGATGTCTTACGACAGGTATGTGGCAATATCCAGAccattactataccataccattgTGACATCTTTAACTGTTAGAAAGTTACTCTTATTGTCTTGGTGTTATCCTTTATTTATAGCACTCATAACAGTTATTTTAACCGTCAGAGTTCCTTTGTGTGGATCTCGCATTGATAAAATATTCTGCGACAATCCGTCTATATTGAAGCATTCATGTTCACCCGTAACCATCAATCATATTTTGAGCTATTGTATAATAGTGCTTCATGTTTTACAGATACTTTTCATTGCCTTTTCTTACTGTCAGATTGTAAGGACTTGTGTAAAGTCAGCTGAGGGAAGGATTAAGTTCACACAGACATGTGTGCCACATTTATTGACAATGGTTATTTTCATCACAGTGACCCTGTTTGACATTTTGCAAGGGTGGAATAGTGATGTTAATATTACACTAAATATGCGTAATGCAATGGGTGTACAATTCCTTGTTATACCACCTGTCTTAAACCCTGTCATATATGGACTTAATCTCCAGCAGATTCGAAGTGCAGTTTTTAAAATGTGTAATACACATAAAATCATTGATATGACACATTAG